AGGGAGATGGAAAACCATTCCTAGACACCTGGGCTTTGCAAATTTGATTCCCACAGCTGataaaacataaacaaaaaggGGTTTGCCTTTCAAAGGAGGAAAGCCACAGTGCTTTCCCAATGACAGACCAGGCCTCCTCAGTTTCTGTGGGTGGGGCAGGAGAGCTAAAAGGAGTCTCAGAGAGTGCGgctttattttccagtgttACCTGTGTCAGGCTGGAACATGCCCCAGAAATTATGTCATctcaaaaacagaaaaattttctttgatGTTAATCAAGAAATATTGTTAGCAGATTGATCATTAGACAAATTTAAAGTAGCAATTGCCACCTGCCTCCCTTTAGATGGGTCTTTAAACTTTCAGAATCAAAACTTAGCAGCTGAGGGATGTAAATCGAGACATTTAAAGCCTTGTTGGGGGATTTTATAATGCAAAAGGTATTCCTCAAGCCCTCTGAGGATCAGACGTTCTAGTTCTCATCAAATAAACTATTACAGCAGTTTGACAGCTGTTTCTCTCAATCTCTGGcttaaaattaattagaaacaaatccaaaaagctgttctgttttttcccctttttttttcttaaattcatCAATTGCTATGATTTGGAGTGTTTTCTTTGACACAGTTTAGCAGCTTCAATAAAAATCCCACTCTCTCACGCTCATGCTGTACTTACCATGGGCAATCTGCATCCAGGAATGCTGGGGAAGTCATGGTGCTCCATGTGGTAGCCTACATTGAAGGTGAGCCAGTTCAGAGGTCCATAATAAGAGTATGTCTCATACCCTTTTAGGAACATGTAGTGTTCTGCTATGAAGTGCCCAGAAATGGGATGAAAACCCAAGCAAAGAATAGTACCTGCTATTAGGTAAATAACAGCTTTGAGCCCCCACAGGTAGTAAATGATGAGGTCTATAGAAAACTGGACGAGAGCATTGAGGATTTCCATCCGTGTGATTGCTTTGGGGTTCACATACAGCGGCCTCAGACTGTAGAacagaggctgcaggaacagccacagcagcttccGGAGCGGAGTGCAGAAAAACCAGCCCTCAAAGTCTGTGGGAATGTCCACGTccaggctgtcccctcccaggtAGCGGTGATGGTCAATGTGGTACTTCTTGAAGGAGGCAGAGTAGGGGACGCCGATGGGCAAGTTGGCAAAGATTGCGAACCATCGGTTCCACCTGGCCTGCTTGTTCCCAAAGGCCACGTTGTGGGAAATGTCATGGATGGCGAGGGTCAGGGAGTGGTTGATGCAACCCCCGAAAGCATAAGCCCAGAAGAAAACCCATTTCCAAGATAAGTCTTTCACCAGGTAGCATGCCAGAAGCTGCGTGAAAACCATTCCAGATACAATCCACTTTAAATGTGGATCTGGTCCCATCAGAGTCTTGATCTCTGGATACTTTGCTAAAGGGAAAGATGCAGAGAAAAACTTGGTTAGACATGATTAGGCAAACGCAAACACCACTGTGATTTCTGGTTTTATCACATTATGTTTGAGGCCCTGGTTTTATAAAATGTTAATTCCAAAGTAGGATTGCCACTACGGTGAAAGTTTTACTAATTCCAGCATCATGTCCAGTTCTGATTGATCTTGATATATATAGACACATTAAAAAACCACCTTGATGGTCTCTCTGTGGTATAATATGCCTTTCCCACAATGAGTATTGCTTCACAACCAAATTCCACAGGACTTAAGCTCTAAGAAACACCTTCTGTCAtgtttttaagttttttatGCCCTTTTGTATTTTGCTCAGATGTTATTTTCCACTAAAGGGATACAACTGCCTTCTCTGTAGCCCTTTTCACACTGCTGTTTCAAACACACAAGCAGAGGAGAGAGCTGAGCAACAGGCTCACCAGGTTTTGCTCTGTGGTTAGATGacaaacacagcatttaaaaaaattcctaattGTTTGAGTGTTTACCAGTGCTCACAACAGGCACAACTCTTCACACATAGTAACATCACAGTAAAGTCAGTAATATTATCAGGATTTTGTACTGCATGGCAAAGTTTTCTCTGTTCCCATGTCACATACCAAAAGCAGGCATAAAAGCCACACAGATTATCACACAACAGCTTCATGAGACCTCACAAATACTGCAGTACAGTGGAGACCTGGGCTAGGCCTGCAAGTCTGACTCATGTCAGGCCAGGACCAGCTTATTGATCTCCAGTCCCACCAGCCATCCATCTgtcctttaaaaagaaaccaaaatacaGAGTACAGCTGATCCTCTAGGTGCTGTTCACTGATTCACATCCCCTGTCTGCAAACCCACACTTCTCACTTCCAGTATTAACTTGCACATGATTCTTTCTGCTGCCTTATGGCTTTTAGCCACGTACTGACCTCCTTCCTTTAATTCATACTTTGCATTTCTCAGTAATTGCAGCTTACACAGATAAGTGCATAGAGAAGTCACTCATTCTGAACCCCGAGGTTACACAGTGTCCCTGTGAGTTTCATGGGCCCATCTTATGAATAGTAAAGTAAACATCACAAGACTGTCACAGTATAATACCAATACAATAAAATCAAGATTACAATGATCTGCATCTATGCAGCTGTGTCTACTATAAACAAAGGCTGGAGACAATACATGGAATTTATGTGACCTTGAAAGCAGTGGCAGATATTGAGTGCTGGATGCAGAGAAGGTTTTTGTAGAAGTGAACCCTGAGAAGTTTACAGAAATTCAAAAAGATGAAGTGCTGCTTAAGAAGCAGGTTAATGTGGTCATGCTCTGCAACCATTCCAAAAACTCTTGAGCCTCTTGGCCAACTTCAGCCCATCTTTACAGAAATTAGAGATTACAAAGATTAGAAAAGTGCTGTAGAAGATGAGGACAAAGGAGATATACTCAAATCTTCTGAGGATAAGGAGGCCAAGGTCACCATGAGGAGTATTCAGGCAAGAGAGAGACTTTCTAAGTGCTGGTAAAGCTATAGTGAAAGTTCATGTCTTTCTAAAGTCAGACAAATATTTGGACAAAAATCTCCAGAAACttcagggtttgtttgtttgtttgttagtttttctgttttgttttttgttgctgttttcacCATtcttgaaattatatttttcacacCAATAAAGTCAACCTGCCAAAAGTTATTCTCTAGTACCTGAATAGGTACTTTAGTTTTACACACAGTGCTGCTTATGCAAAGTTTACTCTAAAGTACAAGAATATAACAGCCTGGTCAGAAAGACTGTTACAGGCATGTAGTTTTATGTAGCTTAATCTCTTTCTTAGGGTCATCTGTCCAAAAGCCAGAAAATGCTTTAATAAGTCAAGCCACCTCAAATGTTGTCAGATGATGTGGCTGGTAGAGGTAAGTTACTGCAGTCaccagaagaaattaaatataaaaccaCCAAatctgctcctcagcctgctCAAATTGAGCCCACactgacccccccaaaaaaccaaaaaagaaattttaatggGATGGGAAAATTGCTTAGACATGCTTCATACTGTCATTTGAAAATAATGGAAGTTTTTGACCTATTTCTTTCTGTGGCAGCCAACAAGGCCTGCAGATTCCATTTAAAAAGTTCCAGAGCAATTGCTGCCAAATGGCAGCAACAGTGTGCGCAAGCAGTAATGCAGGCAGGTTGCACTTATCACAGCTGACAGCTATGAAGTAACTTGCCAGGGTTTAATATTAAATTCAACACATGATTAACTCTAACAGTAAATTTTTGCATACTAGTTAAACCACAATACTGTGGCTCTTTATCATTAATACTGATAAAGGCATGAAACCATGGCATGGAAAAATTCAGgtttctcctcacagagaaacCATGGCTTGGGCAGGGGGGTGGATGAAGGCATGGACACACAACACAGGACAGGACACCACGCCTACAGTTATGTGACTGCATGGGACCAAGTTTTGCCCTTTATAGTCCAATGAGAACAGGAGAGacccagctgctctggtgtCTGCACAGCACATCTTCCAGCCTCCAGCCCACTGAGGAAGTCTGTTAGCTCAGGCCAGCAGATAGGTTATCCATGTGTGCTGCTTCTAGTCTGAGTTCTGGTCCAGACTGAGCCACTGTACTGCTGAGAGGGTGGGGACACTGATGTACATGTACAGCAGTACACAAGGTCTCTCTGCTCCACGATGGTGAGACAGCATTCCCCACTCTTACAAGTCAAGAGGGAACAAATGCTGCAAGTGTGCTTTCAGAAGGGTTCACAATTCTGAAACAACTCATGTACTGAATTAACTTTTCACAGAGATGACCCCACTGTTTTATGCATCCTTTGAGAGGCAGGTCTCACTTACCAAGTGCCTAAACTGACAAATTAATCTATATATTTTGTTCCATTGATGCTTCTCTCTGGAGATCCAAAAGCACTCACCATAGCCCTACAGTGATCCTCAGTCAGGGATGGAGCAATTGTTCCTGGACAGGCCCTTGGCTGCCAGGTCTTGTCgttcctcctcctcaggagtCAGCAAATACCTTGTTCTGAACTCTCACTCATCCTCTGTCCCACTGATCCTGTCCCTGAGATAACCCAGTGATGGCACCAGACACAATTTCTCATTGATGTGACACCACATACTTCACACTTGGATATTTTGGTACACATGGGATTTGAAAGTGAacaagagcaggagctgcccacagAGACAGTGGTGATGGAGGTTCAAAGGAGTAGCAGCCTTGCCCACATCCATGAGAAACTAGTagtaaaaagagaagaattttaatttcttaattttcctttcttttcaccACAAGTGCAGCATACTGATACAGTCAAAGTGGACATACTCCTCAGCATAAGGCACTTAGGAGGTTTGTTAAagggaaataggaaaaaagaaatctgttatACTGCTGTCCTGGACTGCATTCTATTGATTATGAGTCGCTCCAAAACAGGTAAAAGAGACACCAGGCACAGGATGTAAGCTTTACTACCCCATGTCCTATGCTGGAGCTGGTATTTGTAccaaataaatacacaaaacaaaagaagacaGTTTACTAACATCAGAGTGTTTTGCCTTGTGGCAGCTCAGCTCAAAAACCTGCTTATAAAAGCACAGCACACCCAAGTCCCCAGTGAATGGCATGGACCAGAtgaagcaagtccagaggagggctgAAAATtgtcagagggctggagcacctctccagtaaggaaaggctgagagagttgagAATGgaggctgttcagcctggagaggaaaaggctttAGGATGACCTTATTGCCTTTCAACATCTAATGGGGGTTTATAGGAATGATGGGGATTGACTGTTTAGTAGGGCTTGTTGTGATAAGTTAAGGGGTAATAGTTCCAAGGTAAAAGAGGAAACAATCTAGACACAAGGAAGAGATTTTTACAAAGAGGGTGGTGAAACATTATCACAGGTTGCCTAGAGAGGTTGCAGATGgctcatccctggaaacattcaaggacaggttggctggggctctgaacaacctgatctagttgatGATGTACCAGGTACTCAATATATTATATGATTCTATTATTAATTCCATTATTAATTCAAACAATGCATGAGTCAAGACACAGGTAAGATACACAGAGGACAATATACATGACAACACCTTCTGGTTTTTCAGAGTCTCCTGTGGAAAAACCCCTCTGGTACACAAAATAATAAGAAACATTTTGGCCCAGCTATTTACACTGAAGTTTTATATGTCCACTGTGCAAGGACAAGTGTCTTGTATTTGTCACCCATGAGCTTCTAAATATCTTAGTGCTAGCTGGGCACTAAGATAGGGCTGTGGGCCACCCAGAAGTGGCCACCAGAGGGAAAATAGAGAGAAAGCAGTGGTGCCACTCTGCTGGTGTTAACAGAGGTGGATGATGTCAGCACATCACTATGTCAGCAGCTGTAACCTGCTTGCTTACATTTGTTTATTAGCTAGTGCAGAGTAAAAGGATGCAGGAATGCTAGAAAGAGGACTTCCAgctccttctgaaacaaaaatctgcaATATGGACTAAGATGAAGCCTTGCGTTGTACTTAATACACTTCCCATGGAAGATCACAAATGCCTAAATCAGTGACTTTCTGCCCATGCGATTTATTTCAGAGGTGATGCCCACAGGCAAGTGGCAtgagcactgggacagcagctctcctgggtgCTCATCAGAGGCTGTTCACAGTCAGGGGCAGCACTGTGCCCACACACTGCAGCATAAAGAGAAAACATTGTTTCTTCACCAGAAGCACATGTACATCAGGACTCTGATTTAAGCTAGGGACATAATATATTGCATATTTCAGTAGGTGCAGCTTATCAGAATTTTCATAAAAGTGAGGTTTTAAAAGAGACAGCTGGAAGAAATAGCAGATTAATCTCTAAAtaagagagcagagctggaagctATACTAGGATCAGCTAAACGctaaaataaaatggattttggctttttaattttgttctacCTATCCCCATGAGCTGACATCTCAGCCTTCTTACAGGATAAAGTAAATCTAAAACACTTACACCATCTCCACTCCAAAATAACTTGCCAAAAAACTAATTACATGACTATTAAGCATTCTTGTATGTTAGATCATATTCAGATGTTCCCGGTCTATCCTGAGCAACATTGATTCAGCTCTCATCCTCAGCAGCAAACAAGTGCTTCACTAAGGATCCTGTGAGGCATTTTCTGTGAGGCATTAGACATTTTCTGTCTAACTTACAGTAATTTTATAAAGTTAGATCCAGCCCATGGTGCAAATATGATCTCACTCTTCCGATGTCACAACATTTGGCTCATTGCTTGCCTTTGGGAAATAGTTTGCAGGTGAAATGACCAGACATTGTAGGATGATGGTGTTACCTGCATTTAATCAATGATTTTTTCATCTGGCAAGAGTGAAAAGCCACCAACACTTGCCACTGAGCAAGAGCAAAGTTTCTCAGAGTCTTTCAGTCCAAGAAATCCTTACTGACAAAAAGTAGAAATCTTATTTCTACTAGATGCCCTCTCTATGTTTTATCTCTCCCTAATTGCATTTTTGTAACTATACAGAAAGGCTAAGCAGATCTAGATGAACAAACTTTTCCATCAGGAAGTTTTTAACCAGATCTTTCCCTAACAGAGCTTACTGCAGCTTTACACAAATCCCAGTCCTGACACAAGGCAGTAACAGGCTTTTCATAAACAAGACAGGGAGAGAATAGCAATGAAACCATTCCATTTCATAAACTGCAAAGCGTGAATAACGTGTTCAGGAACATGTATAACGTGATCAGGGTCCAAGTGCCAGCTTGGCAAGAGATCTCCACTCTAAGTCAGAAGCAGTTGCACACAGACAGTACTAAGCACAAGCTACATTTTAATACCTAGAGACTACAAAGAGATAAGAGAGACAATATCTCCTCTCCCTTGTGCAAAATGTTGGTCTATTTGCTGGTATAATTATAGCCTTTAGGAATGGAAACCCTCATCTAGTGCAGCAGTGTCCTGCCACAAAGCCAAtttccagccagcccagctgacaaacactgctcacagctctgtggCTCAACTGGAactggctgcccagagaagctgtggtggcccatccctggaagtgttcaaggacaggttggatgggggCCTGAGCAACCTAAGCTAGCAAAGgatgcccctgcccatggcagggagacTGGACTCAGGGAGCTCTCATTCAGACACAGTCACTGACTACAAAAGCCTTACAGACACCTGGGCTATGAACTCTTAAGCCAGTACAAACAAATTCGTGATGAACTTTTTTTTATCTGTCAGATGCTCTATAGGAACATATTGGGACTGCAGCCCAGGGAACACCACTTATGTAGAAAGGAACTGCCTTATGTGTTTGTCAGTTTgccctgctttttttccccaacagaTAATTTCATTTGTATCTAAATCCAAGTAGCCATGCCTGAGTGAGACCAACATTTTTAAAGGCTACAGCCCAGAGAACAATCAAGTTTCAGTGCTTAGCAACTAAATCATTAACCTATTGGGAAGGAAATAGTTCCTTTGCCAGCATGGAATGCTGTCCCCAAGGCAGTGTTGtacacaaaaaatttaaaatacatggaTTTTTATAGATATTTGTTCATATGCATTTAAGATTCTTACTGTGTACTGCAGCTTAGCAGACACTAAACACTTTGGTAACTAGATACTCTGAATACTAGGTGACCTTAGGTTTTGAATAATAGAGTGAGGATCATTACAGAAACATTGTGTGGTATGTTATGATACTTTCAGTAACTTTTGGTAGCATTTTGGTATTTGTGATACTAGCTTTATAATCCATTCTCCCTTATTAGACACCGACCATTCATGGCTCTCTTTCCAGGTTGTATTTCTCTCTGCCCTACTTCCGCTCCCACAGCTGGGGGGCAGGGGAAGCTGTAAAGAAGGAGATGGATCTTGATTCCAACTGCTTGTTCTTAACTCAAAGAGGGGGTGGGCAAAACCTCTGCAAGTGTGCTGCTGAAGAGTCCTAAAAAGAGTTTGCTGCAACAAGGGAGTCCAAGCACCTCCTTATATCTTCATCATGGTTTGCACTCTCCATTCTATAGCACAACCAAAAACACAAGcaagcagcaagggcagagACCCTCCATACACCCTCCCACCCTTAGGTCACCAAAATGTAGTCCCTTGACTGAAGGGATGAGGAGCACAACAGCAAGAAGCATCATTTGCTATACTGATGTAATTTGACTATCATGATTACTTAATAAAATAACTATTCTTTTCCTGAATGTAATTCAAACCTGGACGTGGATATTCCACCACTGCAACTATACCggaaatgtttttgtaattTAGATTAATCCTGGATTAATCTGTAAGATTGTGGGGGAGTTAAAGAACTGCACCTAATTACTATGTACCTTGTGCAGCAACTCAGTCAGAAGTTCCACTGCCTTTTTATAAAAGTTCTTTCAAAACTTCATCCTACTGAtaagagggaagaaaacaaaacgACCAACCCACCCAAatgaaaagaggggaaaaaataaaaatctttttattaataaaaagttgaaaatgtattttaggaGATACGCAACAATACTCTGTGACAATTCTGAACTATCAGTTAGTCTCGAAAACCATATTCGGAATAGCCCAAACCCCCCACAAAAGGAAGCCTCCCGACCCACCACACTCCTGTGCGCAGATAAGCGCTGCGTGTACAGCACGAAAATACAGGAGTGTACCTTGTCCCCGACAAGCAGCGGGATTTGCTATTGTTCCCCAGCAGATCGGACCCGCGCGCCGTTTACTTCCATGCTGTACCCAGGCGCCGGGAGGGAACACGTGCCCGCAGGAGGGCTCCCAGCCCGCGCCCGGGGCACACCCGGCCGAGCCGCCGGCACCCCCGACCGAGGGCAGCGGCCGCTGCCGGGGCGCGGTGCGGGCAGGCGGGCGCTGGGCACAGCCCGTGCCGCCCCTGCCACCCCTGACCCGGCTCGGTGCGGGCAGGCGGGCGCTGGGCACAGCCCGTGCCGCCCCTGCCACCCCTGACCCGGCGCGGTGCGGGCAGGCGGgcgctgggcacagccccgccCCTGCCGCCCCTGATCGGGCAGCGGGCGCTGCACCCCGCGCCCCGCACCCGTGACCCGGCTAGGCACAGCCGGGCTCGATTCGGCCGCGGCATCCCCGCCGCTGCCTCCCgaaggcagagagctgggagcgCTACGCTCCTCGGGGTGCGCACCCAACAGCCCACCGGGCTGCGGCACTCGCCCTCCGCAGCCTGGACGCCAGCCCGAGCCGCACCGACACCGGCGCTCCCGGCGCGGACCCCCCGCCCGGCTCCGCCCGTCCCCTCCCGTCCAGCAGCGCAGCGCAGCCCAGCCCGGCTGCCCGAGCGGCCGCGGCCGCTCCCGGGCTCCCCGTCGTACCCAGGATCTCCTTCCTGCGCTGCGTGTGGGGCTGCTCCGTGTAGACCCACTCGAAGTCCCCGCGGGTGACCCGGTTCCCCATGGCGCCTGCTGCGCCCGGTTCCGCGCTGTCCTTATAGCTCCGCGCTGTCCTTATAGCTCCGCGCTGCCCTTATAGCTCCGCGCCCGCGGAGGGGCGGCTCctccgcccgcccccgccccgcggcaCCGCAGGCGGCCCCGGGACAGCTCCGGGACAGCTCCGCGGCTTCGCTCGGTTGCAGCAGCCGGGAGAGCTGCGGAGCCCCTCCGGGATGTGAGGGGCAGTCCGGCGAGAAGAGGGCGCCCCGGGGCTGGCTCGGGCCAGGGGACGGGCGGCCGAGGCTCGTCGTGCTGCGGGGACCTCGAAGGCTGCAGCCGGGAGAGGTGTGTGCGGTGGGCGcgctggcagggcaggggggatcCCCGGCACAGCCTCTGCATCCATCGCTGCCTCGGGCGGCTCCAGAGCACAAGGGGAACTCCAACGCTGCAGGACCCCGGGCACTTCCAGACACAGCTTTTGGAAAGCCAAGGTAGTCCAAACGCCATAAATCCAGAGACAGAGCCCTAAGCACACCCGTGGATTAGGGCAAAACCCAGCTGAGTGAGCTCCTCCCAGGGGTGGAAGACCTAGAACAGTGCAAAGGCGACCAAAGACTGACATACATTTCCTTG
The DNA window shown above is from Camarhynchus parvulus chromosome 5, STF_HiC, whole genome shotgun sequence and carries:
- the DEGS2 gene encoding sphingolipid delta(4)-desaturase/C4-monooxygenase DES2 isoform X2, yielding MGPDPHLKWIVSGMVFTQLLACYLVKDLSWKWVFFWAYAFGGCINHSLTLAIHDISHNVAFGNKQARWNRWFAIFANLPIGVPYSASFKKYHIDHHRYLGGDSLDVDIPTDFEGWFFCTPLRKLLWLFLQPLFYSLRPLYVNPKAITRMEILNALVQFSIDLIIYYLWGLKAVIYLIAGTILCLGFHPISGHFIAEHYMFLKGYETYSYYGPLNWLTFNVGYHMEHHDFPSIPGCRLPMVKKIAAEYYDNLPHHQSWIRVLWDFVFDDTLGPYSRVKRLCKLAKES
- the DEGS2 gene encoding sphingolipid delta(4)-desaturase/C4-monooxygenase DES2 isoform X1 → MGNRVTRGDFEWVYTEQPHTQRRKEILAKYPEIKTLMGPDPHLKWIVSGMVFTQLLACYLVKDLSWKWVFFWAYAFGGCINHSLTLAIHDISHNVAFGNKQARWNRWFAIFANLPIGVPYSASFKKYHIDHHRYLGGDSLDVDIPTDFEGWFFCTPLRKLLWLFLQPLFYSLRPLYVNPKAITRMEILNALVQFSIDLIIYYLWGLKAVIYLIAGTILCLGFHPISGHFIAEHYMFLKGYETYSYYGPLNWLTFNVGYHMEHHDFPSIPGCRLPMVKKIAAEYYDNLPHHQSWIRVLWDFVFDDTLGPYSRVKRLCKLAKES